In one Rutidosis leptorrhynchoides isolate AG116_Rl617_1_P2 chromosome 8, CSIRO_AGI_Rlap_v1, whole genome shotgun sequence genomic region, the following are encoded:
- the LOC139863746 gene encoding uncharacterized protein, producing the protein MQAGKYCPRNQVQKFEVEFWELRMKNLEVEEYNNRFLELAALCPSMVTPESKKIEKYIIGLPPQIQGNVIAAGKETIEATMLMTQNLVMAARRNAKEKQNEVKTTDNKRKFEPTQSSGQNSNKKVGDTTTGGYAGKLPYCSRCEKHHNGKCNIQCGNCKKMGHLSKNYRLPAVTTYIPATKDMPFIPTGYSCGEIGHTKPNCPKKEDITKNADAGKAKGRAFVMTAEEARDDEDVITGNFLVNNCYASVLFDTSADRSYVSTEFCALFDEEPQTLDTKCLVEMANGKFVKVDRIYKKCNLTLANKTFKVDLLPVELGSFDVVLGMDWLSPMKVGIQCFDKTINILLETGEILVI; encoded by the coding sequence ATGCAGGCTGGCAAGTATTGTCCCAGGAATCAAGTCCAAAAATTTGAAGTCGAATTCTGGGAGTTAAGAATGAAAAATCTTGAAGTTGAAGAATACAACAATCGATTTCTGGAGCTAGCTGCTTTATGCCCTAGTATGGTTACTCCTGAGAGCAAGAAGATTGAAAAGTATATCATcggtcttcctcctcagattcaggGGAATGTTATAGCTGCTGGTAAAGAAACCATTGAGGCTACGATGTTGATGACTCAAAATCTGGTTATGGCTGCTAGAAGAAATGCCAAGGAAAAACAAAACGAAGTGAAGACTACTGATAACAAAAGAAAGTTTGAGCCTACTCAAAGTTCAGGTCAGAATTCAAACAAGAAAGTTGGCGATACTACAACAGGTGGTTATGCTGGTAAACTTCCCTACTGCTCCAGATGTGAAAAACATCACAATGGGAAGTGTAATATTCAATGTGGAAACTGTAAGAAGATGGGTCACCTGAGCAAAAATTATAGACTTCCTGCTGTTACAACATATATTCCTGCAACTAAAGACATGCCCTTTATTCCTACTGGCTATTCTTGTGGTGAAATAGGACATACAAAACCCAATTGTCCTAAGAAAGAGGATATCACTAAGAATGCAGATGCTGGCAAGGCTAAAGGCCGAGCATTCGTCATGACTGCTGAAGAAGCTAGGGACGACGAGGACGTCATCACTGGTAATTTTCTTGTCAACAACTGCTATGCTTCTGTTTTATTCGATActagtgctgatagaagttatgtgtctactgaattttgtgccttatttGACGAGGAACCCCAAACCTTAGACACTAAATGTCTTGTAGAAATGGCCAACGGTAAATTTGTAAAAGTTGACAGGATCTACAAGAAATGTAATCTGACTCTAGCCAATAAAACCTTCAAGGTTGACTTATTACCTgttgaactaggaagctttgatgtagtcttggggatggattggttatccccGATGAAAGTGGGTATCCAGTGTTTTGATAAGACAATTAATATTCTTCTCGAAACTGGTGAAATTCTTGTTATCTAA